A single region of the Rathayibacter rathayi genome encodes:
- the xylB gene encoding xylulokinase: MTLVAGIDSSTQSCKVVVRDLDTGAVVRTGRASHPDGTEVDPAAWWEALQLALADAGGLDDVAAISVGGQQHGMVVLDESGAVIRPALLWNDTRSAPAAAALIEELGAEAWAERTGSVPVASFTATKLRWLRDAEPENAARVAAVALPHDWLTWRLLGYGPDCARGPQLDALTTDRSDASGTSYWGADGYDLDLLERALGHRPLLPRVLDPSEEAGRTESGLVVGPGAGDNAAAALGLGAGPGDVIVSIGTSGTVFAVTDDPVRDASGTVAGFADASGRFLPLVATLNAARVLASTATLLGSDFDEFAALALEAEPGAGGLVLVPYFEGERTPNLPDATASLHGMTIASTARPNLARAAIEGMLCGLADGLDAVRAQGVEARRILLIGGAAQNRAVQLAASQVFDVPVQVPTPGEYVADGAAVQAAWALTGSRPTWTVTSVAEPAPDHRPAIREHYAAARA; this comes from the coding sequence ATGACGCTCGTCGCAGGGATCGACTCGTCGACCCAGAGCTGCAAGGTGGTCGTCCGCGACCTCGACACCGGTGCCGTGGTACGCACCGGCCGGGCGAGCCACCCGGACGGCACCGAGGTCGATCCGGCCGCGTGGTGGGAGGCGCTGCAGCTCGCCCTCGCCGACGCCGGCGGACTCGACGACGTCGCCGCGATCTCGGTCGGCGGGCAGCAGCACGGCATGGTCGTCCTCGACGAGAGCGGCGCCGTCATCCGCCCCGCTCTGCTCTGGAACGACACCCGCAGCGCACCAGCCGCCGCCGCGCTGATCGAGGAGCTCGGGGCCGAGGCCTGGGCGGAGCGCACCGGATCGGTGCCGGTCGCCTCCTTCACCGCCACCAAGCTCCGCTGGCTGCGCGACGCCGAGCCCGAGAACGCCGCCCGCGTCGCCGCCGTGGCACTCCCTCACGACTGGCTGACGTGGCGCCTGCTGGGCTACGGCCCCGACTGCGCCCGCGGTCCGCAGCTCGACGCGCTCACGACCGACCGGTCTGACGCCTCCGGCACCTCGTACTGGGGAGCCGACGGCTACGACCTCGACCTGCTCGAGCGCGCGCTCGGCCACCGCCCGCTCCTCCCCCGCGTGCTCGATCCCTCGGAGGAGGCGGGCCGCACCGAGAGCGGCCTCGTTGTCGGCCCCGGCGCGGGCGACAACGCGGCCGCCGCGCTCGGCCTCGGCGCCGGACCCGGCGACGTGATCGTGAGCATCGGCACGAGCGGAACCGTCTTCGCGGTCACCGACGACCCGGTGCGCGACGCCTCCGGGACCGTGGCCGGCTTCGCCGACGCGAGCGGTCGCTTCCTGCCGCTGGTCGCGACGCTCAACGCCGCGCGCGTGCTGGCCTCGACCGCCACCCTGCTCGGCAGCGACTTCGACGAGTTCGCCGCGTTGGCGCTCGAGGCGGAGCCGGGTGCGGGCGGCCTTGTGCTCGTCCCGTACTTCGAAGGCGAGCGCACTCCCAACCTGCCGGACGCGACGGCAAGCCTGCACGGGATGACTATCGCCTCGACCGCGCGGCCGAACCTCGCCCGCGCGGCGATCGAGGGCATGCTCTGCGGGCTCGCCGACGGACTCGACGCGGTGCGCGCGCAGGGCGTCGAGGCGCGCCGCATCCTCCTGATCGGCGGGGCTGCGCAGAATCGCGCCGTGCAACTCGCGGCCTCGCAGGTGTTTGACGTGCCCGTGCAGGTGCCGACGCCCGGCGAGTACGTGGCCGACGGCGCCGCCGTGCAGGCTGCGTGGGCGCTGACCGGCTCCCGCCCGACCTGGACGGTCACCTCGGTGGCAGAGCCCGCTCCAGACCACCGTCCGGCGATCCGCGAGCACTACGCCGCCGCCCGCGCGTGA
- a CDS encoding tryptophan-rich sensory protein yields MTATRSPDRIRQSVVAVSAVLALLGSFIGSGAAGGTQIQDAAGGALTASSTPVAPDGPAFAIWSVIYSGLIAYAIWQFLPSQTARTRHRRLGYWAAASLLLNAAWILVVQAGFLTLSVIVIALLLAVLARIFVILRTTRSAGLVDAILTDGTFGLYLGWVCVATAANVAAGLVGAGVGSADGPGAAVWAVVVLAVAALIGLLIAVTGRGRLAPMLSLVWGLSWVAVGRFAGELVSVPAGVAALVAAVVVLAATLLVRVTAGRQVSTGSRT; encoded by the coding sequence ATGACCGCCACCCGAAGCCCCGACCGCATCCGGCAGTCCGTCGTCGCTGTCAGCGCGGTGCTCGCCCTCCTCGGCTCCTTCATCGGATCGGGTGCCGCCGGCGGCACCCAGATCCAGGACGCGGCGGGCGGCGCACTGACCGCCTCCTCCACTCCCGTCGCTCCCGACGGACCCGCGTTCGCGATCTGGAGTGTCATCTACAGCGGCCTCATCGCCTATGCGATCTGGCAGTTCCTCCCCTCGCAGACCGCCCGCACCCGTCACCGCCGCCTCGGCTACTGGGCCGCGGCAAGCCTGCTCCTCAACGCGGCGTGGATCCTGGTCGTGCAGGCCGGCTTCCTCACGCTCAGCGTCATCGTGATCGCCCTGCTGCTCGCCGTCCTCGCCCGTATCTTCGTGATCCTGCGCACCACCCGCTCCGCCGGCCTGGTCGACGCGATCCTGACCGACGGCACTTTCGGCCTCTACCTCGGCTGGGTGTGCGTCGCGACCGCCGCGAACGTGGCGGCCGGTCTCGTCGGAGCGGGGGTCGGCAGCGCCGACGGGCCAGGAGCCGCGGTCTGGGCGGTCGTCGTGCTGGCCGTTGCCGCACTGATCGGGCTGCTGATCGCCGTCACCGGCCGCGGTCGCCTCGCTCCGATGCTCTCGCTGGTCTGGGGGCTCTCGTGGGTCGCCGTCGGCCGCTTCGCCGGCGAGCTCGTCTCGGTGCCCGCCGGAGTCGCCGCGCTGGTCGCCGCCGTGGTCGTCCTGGCGGCCACCCTCCTCGTCCGTGTCACGGCGGGCCGGCAAGTCAGCACCGGATCCCGTACGTAA
- a CDS encoding ABC transporter permease/substrate binding protein: protein MTDLGFRLPLGALAEATVDVLTQTFQPVFDLLRTVFGALYSGVDLVLATPPFWVVVAFLAVLAYAVRGWIFAAGTAVGLLVIVGVDQWDNAMDSLALVLVASVIAIALSVPLGVLAARNRTASAVLRPVLDLMQTMPAFVYLIPALILFRVGVVPGIVATIVFAMAPGVRLTELGIRGVDPELVEAGESFGSSKWRILRQIQLPLALPSILAGLNQVIMLALSMVVIAGMVGAGGLGGDVVASLNRINVALGFEAGISVVILAVVLDRMTGALGSPSPARVARAQNRRAVVATRSAVGAVSIGLVVSLSAAALAAPATAASVDNGDRPDVTLAVFQGWDEGIAVSALWEAILEQQGYDVTLQSADVAPGFQGLSSGDYDLALDAWLPLTHASFVEKYGDSIVDLGAWNDEAKLTIAVNESAPIDSIEDLAANPGVVGNRLVGIEPGSGLNKTTTEDVIPGYGLKGMDYLTSSTPAMLQEIATATAAGENIAVTLWRPHWAYDAFPLKDLEDPKGLLGRAEGIHSFGSGSFDADYPTMSRWIRDFRMDSKTLSSLENALFNGSGNRSAALAAWMDENREYVDTLIT from the coding sequence ATGACGGACCTCGGCTTCCGTCTCCCGCTCGGTGCCCTCGCCGAGGCGACCGTGGACGTCCTCACGCAGACGTTCCAGCCGGTGTTCGACCTGCTGCGCACCGTCTTCGGCGCGCTCTACTCCGGCGTCGACCTCGTCCTCGCCACGCCTCCCTTCTGGGTGGTCGTCGCCTTCCTCGCCGTGCTCGCCTACGCCGTCCGCGGCTGGATCTTCGCGGCCGGGACCGCCGTGGGACTCCTCGTGATCGTGGGGGTCGACCAGTGGGACAACGCGATGGATTCGCTCGCGCTGGTGCTGGTCGCCTCTGTCATCGCCATCGCGCTGAGTGTGCCCCTGGGCGTGCTCGCCGCTCGGAACCGCACGGCCTCCGCCGTCCTACGCCCGGTACTCGACCTGATGCAGACGATGCCGGCTTTCGTTTACCTGATCCCCGCGCTGATCCTGTTCCGGGTCGGAGTCGTGCCGGGCATCGTCGCGACGATCGTGTTCGCGATGGCGCCGGGCGTCCGGCTCACCGAGCTGGGCATCCGCGGCGTCGACCCGGAGCTCGTCGAGGCGGGGGAGTCGTTCGGTTCCTCGAAGTGGCGCATCCTCCGCCAGATCCAGTTGCCGCTCGCGCTGCCCTCGATCCTGGCGGGCCTGAACCAGGTCATCATGCTCGCGCTCTCGATGGTCGTCATCGCGGGCATGGTCGGCGCCGGCGGTCTGGGCGGAGACGTGGTGGCGAGTCTCAACCGGATCAACGTCGCACTCGGCTTCGAGGCCGGCATCTCGGTGGTGATCCTCGCCGTCGTCCTCGACCGGATGACCGGCGCACTGGGCTCGCCGTCCCCGGCGCGCGTCGCCCGAGCGCAGAACCGGCGAGCCGTGGTGGCGACCCGCTCGGCCGTCGGCGCCGTCTCGATCGGCCTGGTCGTCTCCCTCTCTGCCGCCGCCCTCGCCGCTCCCGCCACCGCTGCCTCCGTCGACAACGGCGACCGCCCCGACGTCACCCTCGCGGTCTTCCAGGGCTGGGACGAGGGAATCGCCGTTTCGGCGCTGTGGGAGGCGATACTCGAGCAGCAGGGCTACGACGTCACCCTGCAGAGCGCCGATGTCGCTCCCGGCTTCCAGGGCCTGTCGAGCGGCGACTACGACCTCGCGCTCGACGCCTGGCTGCCGCTCACACACGCGAGCTTCGTCGAGAAGTACGGCGACTCGATCGTCGACCTCGGCGCGTGGAACGACGAGGCGAAGCTGACCATCGCGGTCAATGAGAGCGCCCCGATCGACTCGATCGAGGACCTCGCCGCGAACCCGGGAGTCGTCGGGAACCGCCTCGTCGGCATCGAGCCCGGCTCCGGCCTGAACAAGACGACCACCGAGGACGTCATCCCGGGCTACGGCCTGAAGGGGATGGACTACCTCACCTCGTCGACCCCGGCCATGCTTCAGGAGATCGCCACTGCCACGGCCGCGGGCGAGAACATCGCGGTGACGCTGTGGCGCCCACACTGGGCCTACGACGCATTCCCCCTCAAGGATCTGGAGGATCCGAAGGGCCTACTCGGTCGCGCGGAGGGGATCCACTCGTTCGGGTCGGGCTCGTTCGACGCGGACTACCCGACGATGAGCCGTTGGATCCGCGACTTCCGGATGGACTCAAAGACGCTCTCCTCGCTCGAGAATGCGCTGTTCAACGGTTCCGGCAATCGTTCCGCTGCGCTCGCCGCCTGGATGGACGAGAACCGTGAGTACGTCGACACGCTCATCACCTAG
- a CDS encoding quaternary amine ABC transporter ATP-binding protein, protein MQQNKQTLDESGTDADPATPALEARHLFKVFGRKPDEVVRRLSDGADRDELAGLGTAAVIDASFAVRRGEIFVVMGLSGSGKSTLIRMLNGLQEPTAGEVLIEGSPITGVSGAQLRRVRRSSVSMVFQHFALLPHRTVLDNVAYPLEIQGVPAAERRERAMLAVERAGLAGWHEKTPGELSGGMRQRVGLARALAADTGIVLMDEAFSALDPLIRREMQEQLIEFQHELGKTIVFITHDLNEAMLLGDRIAVMRDGRIVQIGTPEQILTDPANDYVAQFVHDVDRARVLTASAVMEPARSVVTLTAGPRAALRSMRDLQTSAAFVVGGGRRLLGTVRDSDVIEQVRRSSSDLSAVLSSDVVTVGPHTALCEVIEPAVESALPVAVVDADGRLLGVIPRVTLLAALGNLPAHTGEHSVTEPPATVSTEVITATLHATGGPVDDALLAMDGGAR, encoded by the coding sequence GTGCAGCAGAACAAGCAGACCCTTGATGAGTCCGGAACGGACGCGGACCCGGCGACCCCCGCCCTCGAGGCCCGCCACCTCTTCAAGGTGTTCGGTCGCAAGCCCGACGAGGTCGTCCGGCGCCTCAGCGACGGCGCCGACCGCGACGAGCTCGCCGGGCTCGGCACGGCCGCCGTGATCGACGCCTCCTTCGCCGTGCGCCGTGGCGAGATCTTCGTCGTGATGGGCCTCTCCGGCTCCGGCAAGTCCACGCTCATCCGCATGCTGAACGGGCTCCAGGAGCCGACGGCCGGCGAGGTCCTGATCGAGGGTTCGCCCATCACGGGAGTCTCCGGGGCGCAGCTGCGCCGGGTGCGCCGCTCGTCGGTGTCGATGGTGTTCCAGCACTTCGCGCTCCTCCCGCACCGCACCGTGCTCGACAACGTCGCCTACCCGCTCGAGATCCAGGGCGTCCCGGCGGCCGAGCGTCGCGAGCGCGCGATGCTCGCGGTGGAGCGCGCCGGGCTGGCCGGCTGGCACGAGAAGACACCGGGGGAGCTCTCGGGAGGCATGCGCCAGCGCGTGGGCCTCGCCCGAGCGCTCGCCGCCGACACCGGCATCGTGCTGATGGACGAGGCCTTCTCGGCGCTCGATCCGCTGATCCGGCGCGAGATGCAGGAGCAGCTGATCGAGTTCCAGCACGAGCTCGGCAAGACGATCGTCTTCATCACTCACGACCTGAATGAGGCCATGCTCCTCGGGGACCGGATCGCCGTCATGCGCGACGGCCGCATCGTCCAGATCGGCACTCCGGAGCAGATTCTCACCGACCCCGCGAACGACTACGTCGCGCAGTTCGTCCACGACGTCGACCGTGCCCGGGTTCTCACCGCGTCCGCCGTGATGGAGCCGGCCCGCTCCGTGGTCACTCTCACCGCCGGACCCCGCGCGGCGCTGCGCAGCATGCGCGACCTGCAGACTTCGGCCGCCTTCGTGGTCGGTGGTGGCCGCCGCCTGCTGGGCACAGTGCGCGACAGCGACGTGATCGAGCAGGTGCGCCGTAGCTCGAGCGACCTCTCGGCCGTGCTCAGCTCCGACGTCGTCACCGTCGGCCCGCACACCGCGCTCTGCGAGGTGATCGAGCCGGCCGTCGAATCGGCGCTGCCGGTCGCCGTGGTTGACGCGGACGGGCGACTGCTCGGAGTGATCCCGCGGGTGACCCTGCTCGCGGCGCTGGGCAACCTGCCCGCGCACACCGGGGAGCACTCGGTGACGGAGCCGCCCGCCACCGTTTCGACCGAGGTGATCACCGCGACCCTGCACGCGACGGGCGGACCCGTCGACGATGCGCTGCTCGCGATGGACGGGGGCGCTCGATGA
- a CDS encoding histidine phosphatase family protein has product MRLLLIRHGQTPSNVAGLLDTRIPGPGLTDLGRSQAAVLPAQLAGEGIGALFVSTLLRTHETAAPLAAALDLEPIERAGIREVAAAGLEMRGDEVAVREYLGTVFRWAGGETSIRLAGGETGVEFAARYDAVVAEAESLGHGVVALISHGAAIRCWAGLRSLDLDSRFITEHLLENTGVVVLEGSGDAWSLVSWQGEPVGGVGATAPSGPAGETTA; this is encoded by the coding sequence ATGCGCCTCCTTCTGATCCGCCACGGCCAGACCCCCTCCAACGTCGCGGGGCTCCTCGACACTCGGATCCCCGGGCCCGGGCTGACCGATCTCGGCCGCAGCCAGGCCGCGGTGCTGCCGGCCCAGCTCGCCGGCGAGGGCATCGGGGCGCTGTTCGTCTCGACCCTGCTCCGCACCCACGAGACCGCCGCTCCGCTCGCCGCAGCGCTGGACCTCGAACCGATCGAGCGCGCGGGGATCCGCGAGGTCGCGGCCGCGGGGCTCGAGATGCGCGGCGACGAGGTGGCGGTCCGGGAGTACCTGGGCACAGTCTTCCGCTGGGCCGGCGGCGAGACCTCGATCCGGCTCGCGGGTGGCGAGACGGGCGTCGAGTTCGCGGCGCGCTACGACGCGGTGGTGGCGGAGGCGGAGTCGCTCGGTCACGGGGTCGTCGCGCTGATCAGCCACGGCGCGGCGATCCGCTGCTGGGCGGGCCTGCGCTCGCTCGACCTCGACTCGCGCTTCATCACCGAGCACCTGCTCGAGAACACGGGGGTCGTGGTGCTCGAGGGCTCGGGCGATGCGTGGTCGCTCGTCTCCTGGCAGGGCGAGCCGGTCGGCGGAGTCGGCGCGACGGCTCCCTCCGGCCCGGCCGGCGAGACCACGGCCTGA
- a CDS encoding pyridoxamine 5'-phosphate oxidase family protein, producing MAHVYDKIDESLTAWIREQPMWFVATAPLAAGGQVNRSPRGHDSFSILGARRVGWVDYTGSGVETIAHLRENGRVCLMFASFGPRPRIVRLHGTGMVHLPGTSAFAEVAGLPVGVTGGDGDGGASSAGRRRRLCRPSRVSSGRARVPRVIRERYRTRYRSARRSARPGDTASG from the coding sequence GTGGCACACGTCTACGACAAGATCGACGAGAGCCTGACCGCCTGGATCCGGGAGCAGCCGATGTGGTTCGTCGCCACCGCGCCCCTCGCCGCGGGCGGACAGGTGAACAGGTCGCCGCGCGGTCACGACTCGTTCTCGATCCTCGGTGCACGCCGGGTCGGCTGGGTAGACTACACCGGCAGCGGAGTCGAGACGATCGCACACCTGCGCGAGAACGGCCGCGTGTGCCTGATGTTCGCCTCGTTCGGGCCGCGTCCGCGCATCGTGCGGCTGCACGGCACCGGCATGGTGCACCTGCCGGGGACGTCGGCGTTCGCCGAGGTCGCCGGGCTACCCGTCGGAGTGACCGGAGGGGATGGCGACGGCGGCGCGTCCTCCGCGGGGCGCCGCCGCCGCCTGTGCCGGCCTTCCCGCGTCAGCTCAGGGAGAGCGCGGGTCCCCAGGGTTATCCGGGAGCGATACCGTACTCGCTACCGATCTGCTCGAAGATCTGCTCGGCCGGGAGATACTGCGTCAGGTTGA
- a CDS encoding TetR family transcriptional regulator, which translates to MNATRELVRERRGAWPATSDVAERAGVSIGSLYRYFTDIRHLMATVHSDDQVFRAHRELLRAAGAAARRRPKPGARQQAEAALEALILVLSEDPDPELAAAVCE; encoded by the coding sequence GTGAACGCGACGCGTGAACTCGTCCGGGAGCGTCGTGGTGCTTGGCCGGCGACCAGCGATGTCGCGGAGCGGGCCGGTGTCTCCATCGGGAGCCTGTACCGCTATTTCACCGACATCCGGCACCTGATGGCGACAGTGCACAGCGACGATCAGGTGTTCCGGGCGCACCGCGAGCTGCTCCGAGCCGCCGGTGCCGCCGCGCGTCGACGGCCGAAGCCCGGCGCGCGACAGCAGGCGGAGGCGGCCCTCGAGGCCCTGATCCTGGTGCTCAGCGAAGACCCGGATCCGGAACTCGCCGCGGCCGTCTGCGAATAG